atttaaaaaatataaataatataaaactataaagatatgttaatattctaagtaaatatattaatacaaaatgGTAGGGTGGAGTGGGGGTGGGGATGGGGGGCAACAGCATGGGGCAAGGAGAGGATATATGTATCTCAGTCCTCTGCCATCCTCAATTATAGAGATTTTCTTTATCTCCATTCTCGCCCTTTTTcccatttttatcttaaaaattttctccCCGTTATGGtccaaaaccctaattttaggccaaaattACCATCTATAACACATAATCATCCTTAATATCttgaaagttttattttaagagtcgtgttatatgcataattttcgTACACAAATAACactgtgttattatatgattagatatttaaaattaaagagtaaaTAATACCCGATCACATAGAGATGcattattttttgtacacaaagttatatataaaaataatgcatataatattattgttattttaaagagttaacctttttttctttctaagtaAGATTTAACCTAATTGATCTTAATAGATTATAAggcaaacaaaattaatttgaatgtgCAAACCTACTAAGTCAAATATTATCTCGTAGCAATTAAATATAGAGTATTAttcttgtataattttttttaattaaagacaCAATTTTCTGAAATTATGATTATTAACTTGTATTTTACACacgatgaaaaaaaaaatagatgggGAATTATTGACAGTAACTGATTACCTTAAGGGAATTTAGAACAGTAAAAAGTGTGGGGCACACGTGTTTTTGACTGGTCATTTCTGTAGCGCCAAAAAGTCAACCTTCGCCTGCCTCGTTTAAAGAATTAAGGCCACATCCCCGCTGATTAGTATCTCATTTTAtatgggccaaaggactatttcccacccaaggtagcTGCAAACTCAGTTTCCatcctttatctttgataatatcaaatacctATCTATGAGCAGTTAgaattaacagaaccctaatccttaaaaaatttatctttttttgcctctctaaactttaaaaactaaaatttttctcaaaacccaagtttttaaaaactatatttccCCCCaagggtttccaaacttcagatctaattttttttatgatgatcgaccatctccaagcacctactcCCCCTCTCCAATGACCCCTCCTTTCGGTCGTACACTTTTGATGTTGTATGATGTCGTCATCGAGATGAAGACGTttcgtcttcgtcgacgacgaTTCCTAAGAGGGGAAGATGTCGCATGGTCGGAAAGAGGAGATGCCGGGGAGGAAGAAATGTCGCCTGGAGATCGTCAATCATTACCGAAAAATTCAATCCGAAAGTTTAGAAATCTTAGaagggaaaatattgtttttgaaaacttgggttgagggaaattgttagttgttaggatttgggggtaaaaaagaaattacatttaagtttatttttactattacatataaaataacgattttgcccttgaatctttttttttaacaacctaTGAATAGGTAAATggggttttcaaaattaaaagatgggaatttacagaaaaaatatatcttgggtgggaaatagtcctttcgcCTTTTATATGGGTCGGAAGACTCTATCCCACGTAAggtattgtataattttaaactcaaatatattaatttttaaaaatttaaaattttatctataaattaatttttattaaaaattttagttataattaaaaataaaattattattttagtaatactattaaaacaaactaaaattttattttatttcatttcttgcCTTAGTTTTAGAAACTACCCTTaatctcatatattttaattttaaaaaacgacCTTCTCCTCGCCTCCTCTCCCCATCTCTAGGGTTTCATActttctcaagtttttttttttttttttttttttgcagccatttttcaaaaccttttgaaacttttattttaaccaCAAAATCCTATCCCTCTGTTGGCCCTTTTCCAGTGACCTCCTTTCTCGTCTCTGGCCACCTTTCTACTAAAAATCAAGTTGTCGTTAGCTCAACATCCTTTTGCTGTGAGATGGCAACGTGATTCTTCTCTGTTAGGCGTGATTTCTTTTCAACCACCTCTCTATGATTTCTTTGtcaaatgtgatttttcaacaTTGTTGACAGACAGAGGAAGAAAGCAACGACTCGGTGTCTCTTGGAGTGGAGATCTTTCTTTTGGACGTCAAAGTTATCCAAATAATTCATCTAGATGTCAACACGTCCAAATGATTCATCCAATCTAGATGGTTTAGACAATAAGTTTCCCGGTCGAAAGATGTGGGTTCTTGTTTGATAGGTGAAGAGATGACGACAATGATGGTTTAGCATGGCAAAAGGGAGGTCGTTGGTGACTAgagagtgaagaaaaaaaacttatgtttaggggtgaaaatataatttttcaaaactgaaaactTTTTCAGGgatgaatttgttagtttttaaaacttaaagaaaaatgtaataaattatatatatttttaataatattattaaaataatgattttacccataatttaactgaaaattttaacagaaattaactATAGATCggattttgagttttaaaagttaGCGAatatgaatttagaattacgagtgagaataagtcttttgaccttttataatttaattatgttaggtatgatatatcttttaatttgaccttaaaaaaatatatttatattcaaattaattcacttaagtaatttaatgtaataatatataatcaaataataaaaaaataataattatattatccaaTTATCTACAAGGTATTCCaactatataattttgtaagatttattaataaaattatggtaggtacttaattaagtatttaaataatatgttagcatattattgtataatttttaattaagaataaagtaataataaattacataatgatatattatttgactACTCagaatttgatattatatgcaacacttatttgtatatatagtttattttattttttttattaaacagactcaactttcaaatttttctattcgaaaaattaatattttacttttttaattaaaaatattaaattaatcatttaacttaaataaaacaaatttaagatTCCTAATTATGTATTTGATACCTttcactaaaaatattaaaagtttgattttttttaataaaataatctaaaagtttgatttttacaTATTACCCCATACAGATAGTGTTTCCAAATCTTAAGAGCAAACACTATTATGATCAATTCTAGATCATATATGGAGTATTTGGTCTAGAAATCTTTTAACTATTTTGAGGCATATGTTATTACCTTGTCTCACTGCATTAATACTGCCCTCAAACCACTATGAGAAATATCCATGCACCAATCATACTCAACCTTATCCTTAGGTGAGACCAACACCAGAGCAATAGTTAACCTCTTCTTTAACTCTTGGAAGCTCTCATCACATAAATTTGACCATTGGAATTAAGTTTCCTTCTTCATAAGAGTTGTGAGAAGTCTTGTTGCCCTACCAAACCCCTTCACAAATCTCTTATAGTATCTCACTAATCCCATAAAGCTCTGAACCTCCTTGACAATCTTAGACCTCTGCCAATCTAACACTGCCTTAATCATGCTCAGATTTACTGATATACCTTCATCCAACACTACATGCCCTAAAAATACAACTTGatcaagccaaaattcacaCTTTGAAAAATTTGCATATAATTGCTTCTCCCTCAACCTTTGCAAGGTAAATCTTAGGTGCTCATCATGCTTTTCAAAAGCCTTAGAGTATACCTGTATATCATCAACAAAcaccacaatgaatttgtccaTACAGTCTTGGAGCATCATGtttattagatttataaatacTATAAGGGCATTCTTTAGTTTGAATGACAAAACCATTAACTCAAAATGTCAATACCTCATAAGGAAGGTTATCTTAGGTATATCCTACTCAACTATCCTTAATGGTAACATGTCCTTAtatcaatctttgaaaacacCGTAACCCTTCTCAACTAATCAAACAAGTCAACTACTCTAGGTAAGGATACTTGTTCTAACTATCACCTTGCTTagctttttataatttatacacattCTGAGGGATCGATCTTTCTTTGACAAACAAAATAGGAGCTCCATAGGGAGAATGACTTGGTTCGATAAACTCATTCTTAAGAAACTTTTGGGGTTGTTTCTTTAGATCTTATAATTCGGTTGGGACCATTTTTTATGGTACCTTTGATATTGGTGATGTGTTTGGTACCAATTTTATATTGAACTCAATCTCTTATTTAAGTGCTAGTCTTGATAACTCCTTCGAGAAAACATATGAAAACTTTTGAATAATTGGCATTTTATCAATACTTGAGATGTCTCTACCTTACTCACCATGTGAGCTAGAAAAACTTGTGCTCTCATTACTTAGCATCTTTCTCGCCTTAATGGTGTTGATCATTATACTTATTATGCACCCTCAGCAAAGTCAAACTCGTTTCCATCTTCAAGATTGAATCTAACCTTCTTACGTTAGCAACCAATCTCAACTCCATCTTCTTAATAAATCTATCCCTAGAATCATATCGAAGTTTGACATGTCAAAGACTATGAAATCAACCAATAATTGCTTGCCTTTGATCTCAATTGTCTGTCTTAGGAGCATCTCATTACTAATCACTAACCCATCATCTATGTAACACCCATATGTATGTCTAAGGTCATTTTCATCATTTGCCTTTTAATTGTGTTTGATTATGCTTATTTAATTGTGTGTATGTGATTTTGATGGTACATGGTCATGTGGAAAGTCCACCACCTGTATGTGTGTTACAAGGTCAAAATGGTCTTTTCACTAAGTGCTTGAAAAATGACTAAGTTAAGGAGACACACACACCTATGTATGTTGTGGTGCATGCCTATGTGTGGTCAACTCTTTAAATTTTGGAAAAGGATTAGTTTTATGGTGATGTCGGAAACTAACATTATTGGTTAACAACATACATGCTCATGTATATGGATTACACGATTGTGTGTTgcaatttctaattaaaaataaaaagatttagtGTGTTcggtttaattattttcatcatattcAGGGAAAATCAAAGGGTTTGAGAGAGAGCTAGGATACTTTGGAGCTAAGGACTTGTTAGAGGATTCATCAAAGCCATTTGAAGATTTAGTGAATGTCGAAAGATAGGTAAGTACAGTGTTCCCTCTTTATTAAGTAATTTTCATggattgttttgatttgatgatttatGTGGTTATGCATTAATGATGTTATATTTGTTGAGTTTGTTAACTTTAAGTGAAAGAATATGTTTGTACATGAGTTTGttaatgtgatgaatttataaatatgcaTGTTAGAATACTATTGTTGTTTAATAGAGGATTGAGTTCTTTATGATGCATGATTTTTCTTAGAATGCAAATATTAGCAATATTTTGTTAGTATATTTGTATGCTGCTTTTGATGTGAATTGGTTATAGTTGGTGTAAAACCCACATGTATGTTTCAAAGACACAATGGTCATTTCATATGTTCATGTGTTGCTAACTAAGTTTAAAGTTAAAGTATGAGTTTTGGCTAACACTGTCGTGTATGAGAAGGCCACGCCTACATGTCATTTCCATGTTAGAGGGATAAGGTGATTTCCAcgtgaaatttaaattaattgataaataaccGTATATGCTAGATACATGCCTATGTATGATATTACGTGTCTTCATATTTTATAAGACATGTTTGCTACATTTTTGGGATATTATTTGAAGaatgagatgaagaaaaaaaatgcaaaaaacaaCATGCATGTACAAAACAATAAGAATCAAAGCATGgtaaatgaaaatgagaaacGTTTAAGACTTTATATTTACTCCTTTGCTTTCTATATTAGTATAGGATGACGGAAATAGTTTTCCAAGTGCAAGACCTCTAAAAAAAGTCCACCACCAAGCTTAAAAACTACCAAGGCCAAGAATATAAAGAGAAATGAGAGGATTTGTGTTTTATTGAGAgagttattttagttcaaatgaactaaCCATGCTTAAAATGTGCTAACTTCAATTTCTTATAATGATGGctagtttataattttaaaattctctttttgcccacgaaattaataatttaaagtatGACCAAGCTAGTATATCAACCATATACTTTAGCCATCCAAATTCTATCTTACtaacaccttaacttttaaaGTGTTATCTTTtcacccatataacattttatatgatttttatttttctttagaatGTGCTAGCCAACCCTAGATAATTATTCCTTATTCTtaaaagcttggtttattggcGGGTTCACTATAGCGTAGTCATGAATCTCCTTTTAGATTATTCGAAGTGCATCCGAAAACTTAATAACTAACATTTAACAGTATGTCATAACCTTTAAACCATGATGAATAAATGCTCCATAGAACCTAATATTCTTAATCGTACTTTTCATATAGGTGATATCCTTCTGTTTtccaattcaaatcaatttcaaacttatgaatcatcaaagccctaattttgattctataaGAATTGTCGATTGATATATTTGGAAAATGTCATTATGAACATCCTTCATATGACTTACTTTAAACATTTAACAGTATATCATAACCTTTAAACCATGATGAATAAATGCTCCATAGAACCTAATATTCTTAATCGTACTTTTCATATAGGTGATATCCTTCTGTTTtccaattcaaatcaatttcaaacttatgaatcatcaaagccctaattttgattctataaGAATTGTCGATTGATATATTTGGAAAATGTCATTATGAACATCCTTCATATGACTTACTTTATACTATAGCTAGAGATTTTCatttccaatatttatagaTGTTCACTTCAAAACTCAAGTCTGACTCAAATATGTAGATATTTAGATCTAATActtttcaattcaataaatCCCATTTCGATTATCATTTGTTTTCGCATATGCATAACACGACCAATATGGCTTTTCATATGAAATATGGTTAGCCTCGTATTTATATAACATATGAATCACGCGTATTCACATCAGATCCGACCTTGACTTCTCaggtcaaaagattattttgtacACTAGTAAAAATCATaagataagtcattgactacaatttaatgaccatgtgacttatcgttattagtcacgtttgaaaaatgattctctaattgttaatccatactaatgccCTAATAATGTTACCATTATTGTCACttgcactaatgtcatctcatgacagTCAATAGAGGCATTCAATATatctactatgtgatattattatCTAACTTATATCATGTCCATAGGGAATAATTcgattattcaatttatatgttaagTGAGTCATTCGGatagttcacatacatactttatagaaataaaggaaacaatttaTGCATACgaacaaaagaactatttcttttattaataaattaatacaagtgcatatacaagataaaatgcccTAAAATTGATAACACAAATGGTTcttagggcatacactaacaaaactcccTCTTGCATTAGAGTCATCTATTGTTATATCACATATACATCTTTTCAAGATGATGATACAACTTTTTTAGTATTATCACCTTAGTTAGTTGGTCAACAACATTCTCTATTGACGGTGTCTTCTATGTTATTATCTCTCTAGTTCCAACGAATTCTCtcaaattatgatattttcacTAAATATGTTTGGACTTTTGGTGCACTCTTGGTTTTTTTGCCTATGCAATGACACTAGTATTGTGATAAAACATGGTTATTAGATAAACCATATTTGAAACCACACCAAGTTTGGCTATGAACTTGTGcatccatacaacctcttttgcTACTTCTAAAGTAGCAATATATTCAGCTTTTGTAGTGGAGTCAACTGTGGTTAATTATTTGGAACTCTTCCAACTAACCATAccctattatatataaaaatgaactCTGATGTAGATTTTCTATCGTCAATGTCTAATTGGAAATCAGAGTTCAAGTATCCTTGAATGTTTAAGTTTGAACATCCATAACTCATAACAAGatctttaaatctttttaagTACATTTATTTTACAGTTGACAAATGTTTTTCTCCTAGATTAGTTTTGATAAATGCTCGTAACACTTACAGTGAATGTTATATCTTGTATTGTACATAGCATTGCATACATGAGTTCGTCCATAGCCAAAACATAAGGCACAATATGCATTTGTTGTCACTCTTCATTAGTTTTTAGacccatatctttagaaagataaaGACCATGAGTGAAGGGTAACATTCCTCTTTCTGAGTTTTCTATGTTAaacattttcaacaacttttcttTATACAATTTATGGGATAATccaattattctttttgtttatctCTACAGATACGAATTCCAAGAATATAGGTCACATCTCTTATGTCTGTCATTGAAAAGGTTTTACATAACCAAATTTTAACCTCATTCATCATGCTAATATCATTACCCATCAGAACGATGTAATCTGTatataatatgagaaatgtaataACATGATCCTTAACTCATTTGTAGACATAAGGTTTCATTCAAATTCTTTGTGAAACCAAACgagttaattattttgttgaatcaAATGTTCTAACTTCTTGAAGATTACTTTaatccataaataaattatacaacttAGATACCTTATGTCTTTCAACAACAAATACAAAACCTTTTTTAGCATATTCCCCTTTACTCTTAAATGGAAATGGTTATCTTTCCTTAGAGACATGATTCACATGTAAGGTTTAGAACCCAATGAACTTATAAACCTATTTTCTCCAAGCTAAATCAATGTTTTTTCTCCGATGTGACCTTATCTATGATGCCATAAAACCTTGGGGTTTGTTtctttttgaattcttttattagtaacagaatttattatatgataatcattTAGTTTCAATACATAATAACCATATATATTTGCATCTTTAACCACTAAagcatttttaaaaaaaaaatatcaaacattcattttcattaaactAGATATTATAACCAACTTTACATAatgtataaacaaaaatgatgtTTCTAGTCTTTGACGGTAGTCTGATGTGGAAAGTCTCCACGACCTTAACTATAACTTTTGCCCTATTCATTATCTTCAAAATGATCTCACcctttaacaaaacaaaaatattttggagTGCTTATATAGAAATACATATATGAGATGTAGCTATTGAATCTATAATTAAGGAATAATTATCTAatccaaacttaatttgaattcaataactttatagTGGATTATACctgttttgttctttttaagGTTGTTTAGGTACAAAGGGCAGTTCCTCTTCTAATGTCCATCTTGTTGACAATGAAAACACTTTAGCCTTTACCTTTTCTGCCTTGGTGGCACCTTTCTTATAATTCCCTTTCTTAGGTCTAACATTTGTACcctttttctatttctttttgggCCTTTTGTTTACCCTATTAGTAGAAGCCATATAGACAACCATAtgtcctttatttttttcccttacttGTAGAATTCTTGAAGTTAATAAAGTAACTTGAGAAGTGTTTTTCTATTTAGTTTAGATTGTAATTAGTTATAAACGATTTATAACTCAGTGGGAAGGACTGCAGAATCAAATTAACTTTGACATAGTTTCATAAAAAGTCATACATTCCTAAAACCTTGAccaggatacccattttaaaacatatttaacatgaGCATGTAAAGTATCCATAagatgttttagggtttatatttGCATTGGTGGTTCATCCAAATCTTCATGtggaaaaaaacaaatattatccAACCTTTGTGAGGTGGCACCTTGGTATCTATGCAGAGCAAGAACACATGAGACTATCTAGGAAAAAGGCTGGTACGCTTCTATGTTGGATGATAACATTcacaagagagagaaaattctGAGAAACCAACGGTTAGAGTTTCCTTAATCTGTATATGcattatatgttaaattaattctGATGCGAATAAaacacacatataaatatgagtGCACAGGagtcctaatttaattaggattccaactttACATATGCTAAAGTCATATGTATGGGTGGTACACAAGTGTGCCTCCTATGCATTTCCTCTAAACATTCATGACTTGGACATTAAGTGTCTAACCGTGCCATACCATGCATGGCGAGCATCAACACCACTAAGTACACGTTGTTATGTACTTCAGTCAAAGCATGGTTTAACTAAATCTTTCAACCCAGCAAGCAAACCCGATTCATTCGtgtctttctctttttccctAAACATTAGGATTGTCATTAAATAATCCTTACCTCTAGGTTTGTATCAACTTTTATATTCGTGTAACCTATAAACTCTCTATCTAATCAGTAGTATTTGAATTCAGATTAAATTTAGACACAGACTAAGATTGGCTTTTAGCAAAGTGTCATTACCACTTAGACGATAGAGTATTagtagacatctcttaagcttttataatatTACAGTTATGTTCAGTTCAATTATTTTGTCAACCAATTTCTCTCGAgatgagacatagaaatgtatTTATCCTAGTAGCTCTttggtatgaactgatacacattaatgactaatATGAATTAAACTATAACCTCATCCTACTGTGGCTATAGATTTAAGCattcatgaatattatttaatattcttatgtaagatatcttttcttatgctcaagagtgatgaGAACTTTATTGATTAACCATAgtctctatgtatctcatgattTAGTCAtacactacctttatgataccttaGTTACAATGGTATGttggataatgtcaaaccatattgatccttacaCGAGATAGTCTTGCAACCTTAAGTTATAAGATCACATGCACTCatggtgttcagaggatttatttcatagacattgGAGCAATTATCCATACGGATATCCTTTAGTAGGGTTAGTTTAATAAACACGTCTATAACATATACTCATGTGTTGCACTAAGCTATGTATAAGCAGTTTTGACACGTAAGAACTATTGCCACCTTTCAATAaggtcactcaacactatgataatctcatcatcattacatgtaaccttgttcattgtaatattAGGATTATGAACGTTTTTAGAACGACCATTTAATGGCTCTAAAGGGTTCTCATGATTAGTTGTTTAATTCCCTCGtcacagttctaccattctaaagatATGTTATTtgcaaaatcatataaaaggacacacatataaattgaataataattaatcctttatttattaatgaacataaaaattacaattacaaatgctaactcataaaattacaaatgcACCTACCCTAATAATCTCCCATTTGCATTATAGTTAATGagtcatatatctaatgttTTATCTTGCTACATGTTTATCATGCTTTTGTTGCAATAGAGGCTTAGTCAATGGGTTAGCTAAATTGTTATCTATATCAATCTTCTGTATTTGTATATCACTACATTTAATAATCTCTCGAATTAGGTGATATTGTCTAAGTATTTGTTTAGACCTCTGAAGAGACTACGACTCCTCTGCATGAGCAATTGCTTTATTATTGTCACAAGGGAGCTCAATTGGCTTGGTAATACTTGAAACCATTCCAAGTTTAGTAAcaagtttttttattcatataaccTTTTTCATTGTTTCTAAACCATTATATTTTGCTTGAAGTTTTTCTAGCTAACTAGAttattattcaaacaaaacataaactttGATTGGGATATAAAATCATCTTAATTAGTTTGGAAACTAGCGTCACTGTAGCCCCTAACGGTGATTTCAGTATCCCTTTCATAAACTAATAATGCATCCTTAGTTTTTTTCAAGTACTTTAAGATGTTTTTAACAACCATATagtgtttttcacctaaattagattgatatctattGCAAATGCTCAAGGCATATGAGACATCAACTCTCATACATAACATGACATAGATGATAGATCATATAGTCGAGGCATATGAGATCTTACTCTTCTTATTTCTCTCAGATTGTGAAGATAGACACACCTTTTTTGAAAGATACACACCATGGGACATGGGCATAAATCTTTTTCTTGGATTCCTCtataaaaaatctcatcaacacCTTTTCTATATGTGTGCTTTAATTTAGGCCTAACAATTTATGCTCTATATCtcagtaaattttaattacaagaATATAGGTTATTTTAGCTAAGTCTTTTATAGAGAAGCACTTGGATAACCTTACCTTTATTGATTACAACTATGgtatatcatttccaataatcaagatgttattGACATAAACTACTAAAAATTCAATCATGCTCCCACTGACCTTTTTATACATACATgactcatcttcattttttatgaaaccAAACTCACGTATAgctttatcaaaacaaatattccagCTTTTAGAAGTCTGCTTTAGCTTATAAATAGACTTTTTGcaacttatatattttatctgCCTGTCACTGTCCCAGATAGACATTATCTACAAGGTTAACATTTAGAAATGTAACCTTGACATGcatctgaaagatttcatagtcatactACATAATTATAGCtagcataatcctaataaatTTAAGCATAGCAATTGTCTCGTTCGGATGCATCCACCAAATTCCATACTTAGTTTTGGTATCTAGAGtttatttcagatttcataatgtccaaccattttttaaaatataggatAACATTATCATAAGTCTTTGGCTTGTCATTAGAGATAACCAACACAGTGTCATGTTGagtcataagaaaaaaaaatatttatggcTTGTGATATACTCGTGTAGACCTATGTAGCTCTCGTATGCTCTAAGCTTATTCCTCTTGGGATGAAGGAACTTTctcatcatgatcaaccatttgTGATATCACATCATCCTGTCTAATATCTATGGCATCCTGTGGAATAGAAACTTTACCAAGTTTCATACTCCTCCTACTAGTTCTTTTGAGAATgaattctttctcaaggaacacTTCGATGTGAACAATAAAGACTTTTTACTTATTTGGGTGGTAGAAGCAGTAACTTTTAGTTACCTTCAAGTAccttataaagatacaatttTCAGAATTAGCTTTCAGCTTATTCAAAGttaatttcttgatataagCTTCACAACCCCAAATccttaagtaatctagattgggcTTTCGCCCAGTCTACAATTATATAGAGTTTTATTTACAGATTTAGATAGGACACAGTTCAATGTATAGGCAATAGTCTTC
Above is a genomic segment from Mangifera indica cultivar Alphonso chromosome 3, CATAS_Mindica_2.1, whole genome shotgun sequence containing:
- the LOC123211580 gene encoding uncharacterized mitochondrial protein AtMg00860-like; amino-acid sequence: MMLQDCMDKFIVVFVDDIQVYSKAFEKHDEHLRFTLQRLREKQLYANFSKCEFWLDQVVFLGHVVLDEGISVNLSMIKAVLDWQRSKIVKEVQSFMGLVRYYKRFVKGFGRATRLLTTLMKKET